A segment of the Synechococcus sp. CBW1002 genome:
AATGAGCACCTCGCGCACCGCCCTTACCGCCCATCTGCGGTGCCGCAACAACGGCGTCAGCGATACCGCGCTGCTGGCACAGGCCCGTGAGCGACTGGCCGAGCTGGGCATCGATCACTCCACTCTGGAACTGGAATGGGTGAAGCCCGGCGAGACGCCAGCGTGAATCGCACCCGCACGATTCTGATCAGTGGAGCCAGCCGGGGCATCGGCCTGGCCGTGGCCAAGCGGCTGCATGCCGGCGGTCATCGGCTCAGCCTGGGTGTGCGCAGCCCCGACGCGATGAAGACCGTCTTTGGCACCCGAGGCAGCAACGAGACCCTGATGATCCACCCCTACGAGGCCACCGACCCCGGCGCCGCCCAGGCCTGGGTCACATCGAGTGTGGAACACTTCGGCGGCCTTGATGCGGTAGTCCACTGCGCTGGTATCTTCTCGCGAGTGGGGGTGGGCTTCGCCAGCGGCGAGGAGCGCGAGATCGCCCACACCCTTGAGGTGAACCTGATGGGACCCTGGTGGCTGAGTCGAGCGGCCTGGCCCCATCTGGTCGCCGGTGGCGATGGCAGGCTGATCG
Coding sequences within it:
- a CDS encoding SDR family NAD(P)-dependent oxidoreductase, whose protein sequence is MNRTRTILISGASRGIGLAVAKRLHAGGHRLSLGVRSPDAMKTVFGTRGSNETLMIHPYEATDPGAAQAWVTSSVEHFGGLDAVVHCAGIFSRVGVGFASGEEREIAHTLEVNLMGPWWLSRAAWPHLVAGGDGRLIVLVSMSGKRIKGNLAAYGASKFALLGLCQAMRNEGWDAGIRVTALCPSWVNTEMAAGVKTLTPDAMTQPESLAATVAHLLDLPPAAVPFDYAVSCQLES